A window of the Nisaea acidiphila genome harbors these coding sequences:
- a CDS encoding helix-turn-helix domain-containing protein, translating to MLSKPLLTIHEVSDLLKMKESTVRNWIRDGELRAIKMGRDWRVAVKDLEAYLNAHANRPET from the coding sequence ATGCTCAGCAAGCCGCTCCTGACCATCCACGAGGTCTCGGACCTCTTGAAAATGAAGGAAAGCACGGTCCGCAATTGGATCCGCGACGGCGAACTGCGCGCGATCAAGATGGGTCGGGACTGGCGGGTGGCGGTTAAGGACCTGGAGGCCTATCTGAACGCTCACGCTAACAGACCGGAGACGTAG
- a CDS encoding alkylphosphonate utilization protein, with the protein MSDQDDEYVYDEATGEWRPASEVAAEQAAANAVRDAAGNELADGDSVTLIKDLKVKGAGQTLKQGTVIKSIRLTGNPEEIDCKYEGIKGLVLRTEFVRKR; encoded by the coding sequence ATGTCCGATCAGGATGACGAATACGTCTATGACGAGGCGACCGGCGAATGGCGCCCGGCCTCCGAGGTCGCAGCCGAACAGGCGGCGGCGAATGCCGTGCGCGACGCGGCCGGCAACGAGCTGGCCGACGGAGACTCGGTGACGCTGATCAAGGATCTCAAGGTGAAAGGCGCCGGGCAGACCCTGAAGCAGGGCACGGTCATCAAGTCGATCCGGCTGACCGGCAATCCGGAAGAGATCGACTGCAAGTACGAAGGCATCAAGGGCCTGGTGCTCCGGACCGAATTCGTCCGCAAGCGCTGA
- a CDS encoding PAS domain-containing protein has translation MNTAVSDIVSEAEMTSPLIHSFYEFWKECCGDSPVPDREHFTPESLRPWIGHVQIVEVIDGGRDFYHRIIGTEIVEAVGRDLSRKYVSESSYGIGAEAMLERYRETAGRAVPVFRKGRMIWAPSNSWTSFESVTAPMGQGSDAVDQLITVIDYPGRQGVPEEEV, from the coding sequence TTGAACACCGCCGTCTCCGATATCGTCTCCGAGGCCGAGATGACCAGCCCGCTCATCCACTCCTTCTATGAGTTCTGGAAGGAATGTTGTGGCGACAGCCCGGTGCCGGACCGCGAACATTTCACGCCGGAGAGCCTCAGGCCCTGGATCGGCCATGTGCAGATCGTCGAGGTCATCGACGGCGGGCGTGACTTCTATCACCGGATCATCGGTACCGAGATCGTCGAGGCGGTCGGGCGCGACCTCAGCCGGAAATACGTCTCCGAAAGCAGTTACGGGATCGGCGCCGAGGCCATGCTGGAACGCTACCGCGAGACGGCCGGCCGGGCGGTGCCGGTGTTCCGCAAGGGCCGGATGATCTGGGCGCCGAGCAATTCCTGGACCTCCTTCGAATCCGTGACGGCCCCGATGGGCCAGGGCAGCGACGCGGTCGACCAGCTGATCACCGTGATCGATTATCCGGGCCGGCAGGGCGTGCCGGAAGAGGAGGTCTGA
- a CDS encoding LysE family translocator — protein MTLFSALTLFLVLAAMAALPSSSVALVVARSAVSGVPYGLAVSLGIVAGDLIFIALAVLGMTALAAELGAFFALIRYAAAAYLVWFGISLIRGQLRREQEQAVPEVPRAAWGGLPGSFVAGLLLTLGDVKAIFFYASLLPTFLDLAALSSGDIALLSALCVAAVGSVKVVYAFAAQRLAARASGFAHARKAKMLAGGFFVAAGGYLALKG, from the coding sequence ATGACCCTGTTCAGCGCGCTCACGCTCTTCCTCGTTCTGGCCGCCATGGCCGCGCTGCCGAGTTCCAGCGTCGCGCTGGTGGTGGCGCGTTCGGCCGTCTCGGGTGTGCCGTACGGGCTCGCGGTGTCGCTCGGGATCGTCGCGGGGGATCTGATCTTCATCGCGCTGGCGGTGCTCGGCATGACGGCGCTGGCGGCGGAGCTCGGCGCGTTCTTCGCGCTGATCCGCTACGCCGCGGCGGCCTATCTCGTCTGGTTCGGAATTTCCCTGATCCGCGGCCAGCTCCGTCGAGAGCAAGAGCAGGCCGTGCCGGAGGTGCCACGCGCCGCATGGGGCGGTCTTCCGGGAAGCTTCGTGGCGGGGCTGCTGCTGACGCTCGGCGACGTGAAGGCGATCTTCTTCTATGCGAGTCTGCTGCCGACCTTCCTCGACCTCGCGGCGCTCTCCAGCGGCGATATCGCGCTGCTTTCGGCGCTCTGCGTCGCCGCGGTCGGGAGCGTGAAAGTGGTCTATGCCTTCGCCGCGCAAAGGCTGGCCGCTCGGGCGTCCGGCTTCGCCCATGCCCGCAAGGCGAAGATGCTGGCGGGCGGGTTCTTCGTCGCCGCCGGGGGCTACCTCGCGCTGAAAGGCTGA
- a CDS encoding bifunctional aconitate hydratase 2/2-methylisocitrate dehydratase, whose translation MSLYQDYLAEIETRKTQDLSPKPIEDGALLEAVIAEIKDAKSPYRKDALHFFTYNTLPGTTSAAGVKAKFLKQIILGEENVAEIAPAFAFELLSHMKGGPSVEVLLDLALGADEAIAKDAAEVLKTQVFLYEADTDRLKEAYEAGNAVAKDILESYSKAEFFTKLPEIEEDIKVVTYIAAEGDISTDLLSPGNQAHSRSDRELHGKCMISEEAQKEIRELQKQHPDKRVMLIAEKGTMGVGSSRMSGVNNVALWTGKQASPYVPFVNYAPIVAGTNGISPIFLTTVGVTGGIGIDLKNWVKKRDDNGNPILNNDGNPILEQVYSVETGTVLSINSKDQKLYSEDGSEELVDVSSSFTPQKVEFMKAGSSYAVVFGKKLQTVACDILGVELKSAYAPSKEISHPGQGLTAVEKIFNANALGVPEGKVLHAGSDVRVKVNIVGSQDTTGLMTSQELEAMAATVISPTVDGAYQSGCHTASVWDAKAQANTPKLMKFMHKFGLITARDPNGVYHSMTDVIHKVLNDITVDDWAIIIGGDSHTRMSKGVAFGADSGTVALALATGEATMPIPETVKVTFTGSMKDHMDFRDVVHATQAQMLEQCGDNVFQGRIIEVHIGTLLADQAFTFTDWTAEMKAKASICISQDETLIESLEIAKGRIQTMIDNGMDNEAQVLKGLVDKANKRIAEVKSGEKPALAPDETAKYFAEVVVDLDKIEEPMIADPDVNNIDVSKRYTHDTIRPISYYGAEKKVDLGFVGSCMVHKGDVKIVAQMLRNLEKQNGEVKFNAPLVLAAPTYNIIDELKEEGDWEVLQKYSAFEFDDSAPKQAARTEYENVLYLERPGCNLCMGNQEKAEKGDTVLATSTRLFKGRVVEDSSEKKGESLLASTPVVVLSAILGRTPNLDEYKAAVEGINLTKFAPPTQKGPGGFSVHY comes from the coding sequence ATGAGCTTGTATCAGGACTACTTGGCAGAGATCGAAACTCGCAAAACCCAAGATTTGAGCCCCAAGCCGATCGAGGACGGCGCGCTTCTGGAAGCGGTCATCGCGGAAATCAAGGACGCGAAGAGCCCGTACCGCAAGGATGCCCTCCATTTCTTCACTTACAACACGCTGCCCGGCACGACGAGCGCCGCGGGCGTGAAGGCGAAGTTCCTGAAGCAGATCATCCTCGGCGAGGAGAATGTCGCGGAAATCGCGCCGGCCTTCGCCTTCGAGCTGCTCTCCCACATGAAGGGCGGTCCCTCGGTCGAGGTGCTGCTCGACCTGGCGCTGGGCGCGGACGAGGCGATCGCAAAGGATGCGGCCGAGGTCCTGAAGACGCAGGTCTTCCTCTACGAGGCGGACACGGACCGTCTCAAGGAAGCGTACGAGGCCGGCAACGCGGTCGCGAAGGACATCCTGGAGAGCTATTCCAAGGCCGAGTTCTTCACCAAGCTTCCCGAGATCGAGGAAGACATCAAGGTCGTGACCTATATCGCGGCCGAAGGCGATATTTCCACCGACCTGCTGTCGCCGGGCAACCAGGCGCATTCCCGCTCCGACCGCGAGCTGCACGGCAAGTGCATGATCTCCGAGGAAGCGCAGAAGGAAATCCGCGAACTGCAGAAGCAGCATCCCGACAAGCGGGTGATGCTGATCGCCGAGAAGGGCACGATGGGCGTCGGCTCCTCGCGCATGTCCGGCGTGAACAACGTCGCGCTCTGGACCGGCAAGCAGGCGAGTCCCTACGTGCCGTTCGTGAACTACGCGCCGATCGTCGCCGGCACCAACGGCATCTCGCCGATCTTCCTGACCACCGTCGGCGTCACCGGCGGAATCGGGATCGACCTGAAGAACTGGGTCAAGAAGCGGGACGACAACGGCAATCCGATCCTGAACAACGACGGCAACCCGATCCTCGAGCAGGTCTATTCCGTCGAGACCGGGACCGTGCTCTCGATCAATTCCAAGGACCAGAAGCTCTACAGCGAGGACGGCAGCGAGGAGCTGGTCGACGTGTCCTCCTCCTTCACGCCGCAGAAGGTCGAGTTCATGAAGGCCGGCAGCTCCTACGCCGTCGTCTTCGGCAAGAAGCTGCAGACCGTCGCCTGCGACATCCTCGGCGTCGAGCTGAAATCCGCCTATGCGCCGTCGAAGGAAATCTCCCATCCGGGCCAGGGCCTGACCGCGGTCGAGAAGATCTTCAACGCGAACGCCCTCGGCGTGCCGGAAGGCAAGGTCCTGCATGCGGGCTCCGACGTCCGGGTGAAGGTGAACATCGTCGGCTCGCAGGACACGACCGGCCTGATGACCTCGCAGGAACTGGAGGCGATGGCCGCGACGGTGATCTCGCCGACGGTCGACGGCGCCTACCAGTCCGGCTGCCACACCGCGTCCGTCTGGGACGCGAAGGCGCAGGCCAACACGCCGAAGCTGATGAAGTTCATGCACAAGTTCGGCCTGATCACGGCGCGCGACCCGAACGGCGTCTACCACTCGATGACCGACGTCATCCACAAGGTGCTGAACGACATCACGGTCGACGACTGGGCGATCATCATCGGCGGCGACTCCCACACCCGCATGTCCAAGGGCGTCGCCTTCGGCGCCGATTCCGGCACGGTCGCGCTGGCGCTGGCGACGGGCGAGGCGACCATGCCGATCCCGGAAACCGTGAAGGTCACCTTCACGGGCTCGATGAAGGATCACATGGACTTCCGCGACGTGGTTCACGCCACCCAGGCGCAGATGCTGGAGCAGTGCGGCGACAACGTCTTCCAGGGCCGGATCATCGAGGTCCATATCGGCACGCTGCTCGCCGACCAGGCCTTCACCTTCACGGACTGGACCGCGGAGATGAAGGCGAAGGCCTCGATCTGCATTTCCCAGGACGAGACCCTGATCGAGTCCCTGGAGATCGCGAAAGGCCGCATCCAGACCATGATCGACAACGGCATGGACAACGAGGCGCAGGTCCTCAAAGGGCTGGTCGACAAGGCGAACAAGCGCATCGCCGAGGTGAAGTCCGGCGAGAAGCCGGCCCTCGCGCCGGACGAGACCGCGAAATACTTCGCCGAGGTCGTCGTCGATCTGGACAAGATCGAGGAGCCGATGATCGCGGACCCGGACGTCAACAATATCGACGTCTCCAAGCGCTACACCCACGACACCATCCGGCCGATCTCCTATTACGGCGCGGAGAAGAAGGTCGATCTCGGCTTCGTCGGCTCCTGCATGGTGCACAAGGGCGATGTGAAGATCGTCGCCCAGATGCTGCGCAACCTGGAGAAGCAGAACGGCGAGGTGAAGTTCAATGCCCCGCTGGTGCTCGCCGCCCCGACCTACAACATCATCGACGAGTTGAAGGAAGAGGGGGACTGGGAGGTCCTGCAGAAATACTCCGCGTTCGAGTTCGACGACAGCGCACCGAAGCAGGCCGCGCGGACCGAATACGAGAACGTGCTCTATCTCGAGCGCCCGGGCTGCAACCTCTGCATGGGCAACCAGGAAAAGGCGGAGAAGGGCGATACCGTGCTGGCCACCTCGACGCGTCTCTTCAAGGGCCGCGTGGTGGAGGATTCCTCGGAGAAGAAGGGCGAGTCCCTGCTCGCCTCGACGCCGGTCGTCGTGCTCTCCGCCATTCTCGGGCGGACGCCGAACCTGGACGAGTACAAGGCGGCCGTCGAGGGTATCAACCTCACCAAGTTCGCTCCGCCGACGCAGAAGGGGCCGGGCGGCTTCTCCGTCCACTACTAG